One Anaerobiospirillum thomasii DNA segment encodes these proteins:
- the lepB gene encoding signal peptidase I, translating into MNTFSLLLVFATILSGIAYFYDYTKDRPQRLKARAALLESNAKVSKKELKKIMEPQSPVGQFGSLFFIILFVFVFRSFIFEPFRIPSGSMMPTLLSGDFIAVSKWSYGIKNPLTGNTLIRFSDVERGDVIVFKYPEDPSVDYIKRVIGLPGDEITYHNKQLYIRRACTEGQCESPKRIDLSQKGVYTQKHATFEEKYLLLDENLDGVEHEILINPLAPDMRAHFYRQEGKDVATWVVPEDHYFVMGDNRDNSQDSRFWGFVPRDYIAGKTVCIWLSVEYENESDFLPSAIRFERIGSVK; encoded by the coding sequence ATGAATACATTTTCACTGCTTTTAGTGTTTGCCACTATACTCTCAGGTATAGCCTATTTTTATGATTATACAAAAGACAGACCGCAAAGGCTCAAAGCCAGGGCTGCTTTGCTTGAGAGCAATGCCAAGGTCAGCAAAAAGGAGCTTAAAAAGATTATGGAGCCGCAAAGTCCTGTAGGACAGTTTGGCTCACTGTTTTTTATCATACTTTTTGTTTTTGTTTTCAGATCATTTATTTTTGAGCCTTTTAGAATTCCATCAGGCTCTATGATGCCAACTCTGCTCTCTGGTGATTTTATTGCCGTATCAAAGTGGAGCTATGGTATTAAAAACCCTTTAACAGGCAATACGCTGATTAGATTTTCAGATGTAGAGCGTGGCGATGTTATTGTTTTTAAATATCCAGAGGATCCTTCTGTTGACTATATTAAAAGAGTAATAGGCCTGCCAGGTGATGAGATTACCTATCATAATAAGCAGCTATATATAAGAAGAGCCTGCACAGAGGGACAGTGTGAAAGTCCAAAGCGCATAGATCTGTCTCAAAAGGGTGTATATACACAAAAGCATGCCACCTTTGAGGAGAAGTATCTGCTTCTTGATGAAAATCTTGATGGTGTGGAGCATGAGATTTTAATCAATCCTTTGGCCCCTGATATGCGTGCCCATTTTTACCGACAGGAGGGCAAGGATGTGGCTACCTGGGTTGTGCCTGAGGATCATTATTTTGTAATGGGTGATAACCGAGACAACAGTCAGGACAGCCGCTTCTGGGGCTTTGTGCCACGTGATTATATAGCAGGCAAGACTGTGTGCATCTGGCTGTCTGTTGAATATGAAAATGAAAGTGACTTCTTGCCATCAGCCATACGTTTTGAGCGCATTGGCTCTGTTAAATAG
- the rnc gene encoding ribonuclease III, translating into MAKDNAFILQPLELQIGYAFNNTRLLELALTHRSVGTDHNERLEYLGDSILGMIIAKKLYDMFPHSPEGDLTRMRSTLVREPTLAELAREFKLGTYLKLGPGERKTGGSRRDSLLADAVESIIGAMFIDTNEDFHRVKSVVLKWFETRLKTINPDVNQKDPKSTLQELLQSRKIVLPKYEVEQITGNDNDQTFYVSVQIDIVKEKFKGKGSSRRKAEQLAAQEALNFIKKQGL; encoded by the coding sequence ATGGCCAAGGATAATGCATTTATTCTACAGCCTCTTGAGCTGCAGATAGGTTATGCTTTTAATAACACCAGGCTTTTAGAGCTGGCTTTAACCCACAGAAGTGTCGGTACTGATCACAATGAGCGCCTTGAGTATCTGGGCGACTCAATTTTAGGCATGATTATAGCCAAAAAGCTCTATGATATGTTTCCTCATTCACCTGAGGGCGATCTGACCCGTATGCGTTCAACTCTTGTAAGAGAGCCTACTCTTGCTGAACTTGCGCGCGAGTTTAAGCTTGGCACTTATCTAAAGTTAGGTCCTGGTGAGCGCAAAACAGGCGGTTCACGCCGCGATTCACTGCTTGCCGATGCTGTAGAGTCTATCATTGGTGCTATGTTTATTGATACCAATGAGGATTTTCATCGCGTCAAAAGTGTTGTGCTCAAGTGGTTTGAAACAAGACTTAAAACCATAAATCCAGATGTTAATCAAAAAGATCCTAAATCAACTTTGCAGGAGCTTTTACAGTCACGCAAAATAGTTCTGCCAAAATATGAAGTTGAGCAGATAACAGGCAATGACAATGATCAGACCTTTTATGTAAGCGTACAGATTGATATTGTAAAAGAGAAGTTTAAAGGCAAGGGATCTTCACGTCGCAAGGCCGAGCAGCTGGCAGCTCAGGAGGCCTTGAACTTTATTAAAAAGCAGGGCTTGTAA